The following proteins are co-located in the Fusobacteria bacterium ZRK30 genome:
- a CDS encoding protein-glutamate O-methyltransferase CheR translates to MNEKELLEIENIELQLLIEAIYSRYGYDFKNYTKSHLKRRILRRVKLDNLKTITQLTERILYDREVLKQILLDLSINVTEMFRFPKFFKDLREDVIPLLKTYPSINIWHAGCSTGEEVISMAILLKEEGLLNRVNIYATDINKKVLDIAKEGIYTIEDVKKWTKNYQEAGGKKSFSDYYVAKYDHAIFDQDLLKNVTFLEHNLVIDKTFIDANLVICRNVLIYFNKELQNQVLELFEESLIPGGMIGIGSKENLRFTSVNEKFESITVTTKIYKKKIGC, encoded by the coding sequence ATGAATGAAAAAGAATTATTGGAAATAGAGAATATAGAATTACAATTATTAATTGAAGCCATCTATTCAAGATATGGTTATGATTTTAAAAATTATACAAAAAGTCATTTAAAAAGAAGGATATTAAGAAGAGTTAAATTAGATAACTTAAAAACTATAACTCAATTAACAGAAAGGATTCTCTATGATAGAGAGGTGTTAAAACAAATATTATTAGACCTGTCTATAAATGTAACGGAGATGTTCAGGTTTCCCAAATTTTTTAAAGATTTACGGGAAGATGTTATTCCCCTTTTGAAAACATACCCATCTATAAATATATGGCATGCTGGTTGCTCTACCGGTGAAGAAGTTATCTCTATGGCAATTTTATTAAAGGAGGAAGGGCTGTTAAATAGGGTAAATATATATGCAACAGATATAAACAAAAAGGTACTGGATATTGCAAAAGAGGGGATTTATACAATAGAAGATGTAAAAAAATGGACAAAAAACTATCAGGAAGCAGGAGGAAAAAAATCTTTTTCAGACTATTATGTTGCAAAATATGATCATGCTATATTTGATCAGGATTTATTGAAAAATGTAACATTTTTAGAACATAATCTGGTGATCGATAAAACTTTTATTGATGCTAATTTAGTCATCTGTAGAAATGTATTGATATACTTTAATAAGGAATTACAAAATCAGGTTCTAGAGTTATTTGAAGAAAGTTTGATACCGGGAGGGATGATCGGTATCGGGTCTAAAGAAAACCTAAGATTTACCAGTGTAAATGAAAAATTTGAAAGTATTACTGTTACTACAAAAATTTACAAAAAGAAGATAGGGTGTTAA